A stretch of the Xiphias gladius isolate SHS-SW01 ecotype Sanya breed wild chromosome 21, ASM1685928v1, whole genome shotgun sequence genome encodes the following:
- the aldh4a1 gene encoding delta-1-pyrroline-5-carboxylate dehydrogenase, mitochondrial yields MLRVRAAVGRSWRGLRTFPCAAVEVKNEPILGFKEGSAERKELLKALDSLRGQTEEIPCVVGDEHVWTKDIRYQLSPFNHSHKVAKFCYADKELINKAILASVAARREWDLKPVQDRAQILFKAADVISGPKRAEILAKTMIGQGKTVVQAEIDAAAELIDFFRFNAKHAIELEKQQPIDADGSTNTMLYRGLEGFVAAVAPFNFTAIGGNLAGTPALMGNVVLWKPSDTAMSASYAVYKVLRECGLPPNIIQFLPADGPVFGDTITSSEHLTGINFTGSVPTFKRLWKQVAQNLDAYRTFPRLAGECGGKNFHFVHKSADIQSVVTGTIRSAFEYGGQKCSACSRMYVPDSIWPQIQQGLLDIHKNIKVGDPVEDFSTFFSAVIDDKSFARIKKWLDHAKSSPNLKVIAGGNCDDKRGYFVEPTIIQTDDPQAAIMNEEIFGPVLTVYVYPENNYKEVLQLIDNTSPYALTGAVFAQDKTVIDQAAKALRNAAGNYYVNDKSTGSIVAQQPFGGARASGTNDKPGGPHYVLRWTSPQVVKQTHVPLREWRYPYMG; encoded by the exons ATGCTCCGTGTGAGGGCGGCGGTGGGCCGGTCCTGGCGGGG GTTGAGAACCTTCCCTTGTGCAGCTGTGGAGGTGAAAAATGAGCCGATCCTGGGCTTCAAAGAGGGAAGCgcagaaagaaaagagctgCTGAAG GCCCTGGACAGTCTGAGGGGGCAGACAGAGGAGATCCCATGTGTGGTCGGAGATGAACATGTGTGGACCAAAGACATCAGATATCAGTTATCT cCGTTCAATCACTCACATAAGGTGGCAAAGTTCTGTTATGCTGACAAG GAGCTGATAAACAAAGCCATCCTGGCGTCTGTAGCAGCGAGGAGAGAGTGGGACCTGAAGCCCGTCCAGGACCGAGCCCAGATCCTCTTCAAGGCAGCCGATGTCATCAGTGGCCCCAAGAGGGCAGAGATCCTCGCCAAGACCATGATCGGACAG GGTAAGACGGTGGTCCAGGCGGAGATCGATGCCGCTGCAGAGCTGATTGACTTCTTCAGATTTAATGCCAAGCATGCGATTGAGCTGGAGAAACAGCAGCCGATAGATGCAGATGGAAGCACCAACACCATGCTCTACCGTGGACTGGAG GGTTTTGTAGCAGCTGTGGCTCCTTTTAACTTCACTGCCATTGGTGGAAACCTGGCAGGTACCCCAGCTCTGATG GGTAACGTAGTTCTGTGGAAGCCCAGTGACACCGCCATGTCTGCAAGCTACGCTGTCTACAAAGTCCTGAGGGAGTGCGGTCTGCCCCCAAACATCATCCAGTTCCTGCCAGCCGATGGTCCGGTGTTCGGAGACACCATCACCTCCTCCGAGCACCTGACAGGCATCAACTTCACCGGCAGCGTCCC GACGTTCAAGCGTCTTTGGAAACAGGTCGCTCAGAACCTGGACGCCTACAGGACTTTCCCTCGACTGGCGGGAG AGTGCGGCGGGAAGAATTTCCACTTCGTCCACAAGTCTGCGGACATTCAGAGCGTGGTGACGGGGACGATCCGCTCAGCGTTTGAGTACGGAGGTCAGAAGTGTTCGGCCTGCTCCAGGATGTACGTTCCAGACAGCATTTGGCCGCAGATCCAACAGGGACTTCTGGacattcacaaaaacatcaaagtgGGAGAT CCTGTGGAAGACTTCAGCACCTTTTTCTCAGCTGTGATAGATGATAAG TCATTTGCTCGGATAAAGAAGTGGCTCGATCACGCCAAGTCCTCTCCCAATCTAAAGGTCATCGCTGGTGGCAACTGTGACGATAAGAGGGGTTACTTTGTGGAGCCGACCATCATCCAGACCGATGACCCGCAGGCTGCCATCATGAACGAG GAAATCTTTGGGCCGGTTCTGACAGTTTATGTTTATCCTGAGAACAACTACAAAGAGGTGCTGCAGCTGATAGACAACACGTCGCCGTACGCTCTGACAGGAGCAGTGTTCGCTCAGGACAA GACCGTGATCGACCAGGCAGCTAAAGCCCTGAGAAACGCTGCAGGGAACTATTACGTAAACGACAAATCCACCGGCTCCATTGTCGCTCAGCAGCCATTTGGTGGCGCCAGAGCTTCAG GGACTAACGACAAACCTGGAGGTCCACACTACGTCCTGAGGTGGACGTCTCCGCAGGTGGTGAAGCAGACCCACGTCCCCCTCAGAGAGTGGAGGTACCCCTACATGGGCTGA